GCAGGCTCATTAGTTCTTCCTCAATTGTGTTTAACAGATCTACAAAATCACCATAGGATGTGCTTCCAAATTTCAAGAGTTGTTCTACTTCTGCCTCATGGACCACTTCTGCTTTAGGatggtatttctttttttctgtataagAAACATGTTCAATCTTTACAGTATGAATTTTTCCTGGCTCATTGAAGTTTTCTACCTTATGCTCAGAAAGCCTACAATAGGGGTTCAGTTGAAACTCTTTGAAAGGCTTCTCTAAGCCCTTCTCATAGTACATTTGCAAAACACCACCTCTTAAAAGTTTGAGGTAAATTGGCCCCCATTGGCGTGATGACATTCGATTTTTCTTTTCAGGAATTCTCAACATTAGAGGCCAGCCATCTCGGTTTTCACTACAAAACAGGCCCTGTGGGACAAAGCCACGAGACTCAGGGTTATGATGCAACGCTGACCGCTCTTCTGTTTCACAGGCCTGAAGCCTGGCAAGTTTCTCACAAATATAGTTGAAGGAATTTTGAATATGGCTTCGACGGGGATCACCTTTCTCTTTTTTATAGTAAAAGTGAGAGAAATTGTTCTCAGATAAGTTATGTTCAGAACCTGAGGAGGAACTCCCTGACTGTTGCGCTTCGAtcagaaaagggtttgaatgaccATTGTCCTCTTGGAAAGGAAGGAACTGACCAGACATCTCTGGGGTGAATGCAGTCTGCGATATGGAAGGCTCTGCTGTGAAGACCCTGGTGGTGTTTTGAGAATCTGAACTGATATCCTCAACAAGCAATGAAGATGAATTGCTGTTAGATGGTAAAGACATCTTGAAAACTGCAAATGGATTATATAATCCTGACTGCATGGAAAAAGAGCTTCCTGGCGTTTCTCTAATTGGTGTACATAGTGGTGTATTACTAGGAACACAGGGGCTCCCATTGAAATAAGTCAGAGGCGATGTTAATGGACTGCTGCTTAAGGAGGAAGACCTTCTGGAGTATTCATGGTAAGGAGGCAGGTTTAGTTTCAATCCATTGGGTCTGGGGATGCTGGTATGAGTGTCTGGGGACTGCAGAGGCTTCTGTGGCAACTGGAAGGCTGTGTTGTCATCATCAAACTTGACCCAGCTGGGGTGGTTTTCAGAACACATTGTTTGTGCAATGATGCTTTTACATTAACTTATTCTTTGGATATTTTTGTAgctgccaaataaaaaaaaaatacaataaatcaatgcaTATGAAAATCTTATAATGTGATGCTTTTAAATCTAAAACAAATCAGCAAGACACTTTCATAACCGTTCCAGATCCACATCCATAATGCCAAGCAAGCACTGccctaaaactgaaagtcagtCCCCTGCTAAATATGAACCTACAACTTCACACCACTTGGCCCAGTTAGTTTAGATGAAATCAGGTATACTGTGCACTGGCTACAGCAGAGCTGCCTCGTTACATGACACCAGCAGAGGCTGAATTAATTCTTAATTTTGCTGTTTGTCAGCCACAGTCTATTCCTTGTCACTTTCTAACAGAGCTGCAATCACCTTCcctgacaataaaaaaataatgcaagcaCATTATTTAGTTACATGTCTGACAGCAGAGGTAAGGGGATTATGAAATGACAACAAAAATCTGAAGGTTGTGCAGTGTAAAGTCAAGGCGTCAGAGAAGACGGAATTTCAAGGATGCCGGCACCTGGTAAGTTACAAGGTTGGGACTGCGACCAAGAAATCAGCACAATATAGTATACAGAACTGGAGGATGGAAAGCTTTGAGGACCGTTCCTGAACTCTTCCATTGTCTAATCAGGGTATACGTGATGTTTCCATTTTGCGACTGGTACTTTATAATTCTGCCAGAGTGAACTCAGATAGAGTAAAAACTTTTTCTTTTGGACTTTCTCACACTGAACTTGAACTTGGTGGTACGTCTTCGTATTACATCTATACATATAACAAGgtacattgaattaaataacacgATATACAGTGCATGGCATCATCACAACATTGCATAAAGTAAAcacagatacagtgatccctcgctatatcgcgcttcgtctttcgcggcttcactccatcgcggattttaaatgtaagcatatgtgaatatatatcgcggatttttcactgcttcgcggatgtctgcagtctacagtatgtgtgcttcctcagttgatttgcccatttgaattgaaacaagggacgcatttgaattgaaacaagggacgctattggtggatggctgagaagctacccaatcagagcatgcggttaagttcctgtgtgctgctgattggctcagcgacggagtgctgcattaaccaggaactaaccatctcactcattcagaattaacgtgCACAAAcgtcaacagaagatgcaaatgattgcagaaaaggtaaaagttttggatatgttgaaggaaggaaacagctgcaccactgcaggacaccattacagcataaatgagtccacgattctttttatttaaaaaggaggaaaagcatataagatctacggccgcagtgtcttttaaccagggcacaaaacgagttgcaagtggacgttgtaaggcagtagtctggatggaacctgctttagggatttggattgaagagtgatggaagaagtacaacggcggtgctaaacagtcgcctgaagaggctcctttagaagagctgtaacgctaacCTTTGttgtgcaataaaattaaactcatcgttatcggacaagtcgtcatgtcattgttggtgagtaaccataattaattatttacgtacagtacttattacatgtacatagtttagtgtcactgtacacacattttattgtatacaatttttcttgcattgtacgtatttattgatggtggcctgtctgtcgtaatggctgtaacatatgtgatatcggagacgctcgatatctttaaaataatatttaggttttactgtatgtaaactgtgtttacatacataatttcaacgaatcttacctaatatctaagagaatacaaagggtttatgctgtataattgtgcgtgaaatgtttataatagtgtgggagagtttataagggcttaaatatataaaaataaccacatgaacatatggtttctactttgcagattttcttatttcgcgggtggctctggaacgcaacccccgcgatggaggagggattactgtatataaaacaatataggaAAGCAGAATTGTACTTCTGCCCAGTAATACATTGGCAGTTGGTAACAGGTTTATAGATCAGCTATGAATTGTCATCTTCacttattattaaaacattatttaaatcgGTATTATACTAAAATATAATCATCACTAAATCATTTTGAATACAAAAGTCTGCATCTCAGCTGAAGTGTAAAATCAGGTAACTGAATGGCAAAGTGTTCTGGGAACTTAAGGTCTgttgtaaaattaatatttacataGTAAAAAATAACTGGCCCTATTCTAGCATTGGCAAAACACACGAATGGTTCAAATGATCTTGAACTCCTTGGCCCCCAGTCACACTTTCTTCAAAGTTTATAGTACTAATGTTTGTATGATTTGGTTCTCCCAGTCAAGACTCAAAGTTTACTGTGATATGCAATAGGACTCAAGTGTGGCCACTAACTAGGCGAAATAACACTAAGTTACAGGGGAAGAAATCTGCATCTTTTTAAACAGagacttttttttgcttttttgtttcatgtttattaaatatactgtactattcTAGCTTGTGAAGTGTCCTACTCATGGTTCATTAAAATTACAGCAGGGTGATGGTCTTTGATTAAACAGCAGCAGTGTGACAACTTAATTggctttttgtaaaaaaaaaaaatatagccaGCTTACctaaaataatgcacacagctATGTTCTGGCTCAATTATAACTATAAACAGGAAAAGTTGACTAATTTTAATACCATTAACAATTAAGTTCTTCTTTACTGATATTTACATTTCCTCAACTTCAGCCATTTCCTTTCCGGAAGATTTGTTTCCCCCatccttttgtttgtgctgtaTAATACACAAAAGgttggaagagaaaaaaaatactcagTCCTCTGCAAGATAATGGCAGATTCCAGGTGTAACATGACCAAACAGGAACACACTTAATATAGAGGCTGGGTTCATGTTTAGAATGTGAGGAAACAGCCTGCACGATagtgaatactttttttaaaaaatggtttcaAAATGACCTCCCTTCAAACAAGAATTTACACTCACTGCTGGGCACTAACATTTTTATGCTCGGTAAGCATTCACACTGTAATTACTATATATCACACTTACAAATAATGGCACAGTGTCAGCCATGTCTCTAATCAAATCTCTCAGCAATTAATTCATTCATATCTCATAGAATACAGTTTTGTGCAATGAAGGATGACAAAATGCTGAATGATTTTAATGGAATCGAACTTTAATAGCCATATTTATGGCACTGTGAAAGATGCTGGCTATTCACTCTGGTACTTCAGATAAGCGGCCCAAAAGGTAGCTCTCTACTGGGTAGGAAATCCCTTGTTAAGAGGAAATTTTTGCTGAAACTTTTTA
The sequence above is drawn from the Erpetoichthys calabaricus chromosome 15, fErpCal1.3, whole genome shotgun sequence genome and encodes:
- the LOC114666208 gene encoding stonin-1, whose amino-acid sequence is MCSENHPSWVKFDDDNTAFQLPQKPLQSPDTHTSIPRPNGLKLNLPPYHEYSRRSSSLSSSPLTSPLTYFNGSPCVPSNTPLCTPIRETPGSSFSMQSGLYNPFAVFKMSLPSNSNSSSLLVEDISSDSQNTTRVFTAEPSISQTAFTPEMSGQFLPFQEDNGHSNPFLIEAQQSGSSSSGSEHNLSENNFSHFYYKKEKGDPRRSHIQNSFNYICEKLARLQACETEERSALHHNPESRGFVPQGLFCSENRDGWPLMLRIPEKKNRMSSRQWGPIYLKLLRGGVLQMYYEKGLEKPFKEFQLNPYCRLSEHKVENFNEPGKIHTVKIEHVSYTEKKKYHPKAEVVHEAEVEQLLKFGSTSYGDFVDLLNTIEEELMSLPGHSLQRKHYEEQELTLEIVDNLWAQLSKDGTIIENTVITRVFCLAFVNGSIDCFLALNDSELQNRDPNYSEDVSENWIDIADYSFHKCVKEDDFQNLRIVKFMPHDACRFELMRFRTLSANCDLPFSIKAVVTVQGAYIELQAFLNMSTILVHSDYLPACENVVVQIPVPGEWIKVSRTVSLLRQKSLKSKMNRNACLGSVSTAETEQVMQVTTGTVKYEDAFGAIVWRIDRLPAKNAPPDHPHCFSCRLELGSDQEIPSNWYPYITVEFEVACTAASQTRVISLGIESDIQPQKHIFSKARYHCQVEIDKKWIHEEDEPRKHNGMLAAMMKCRRITSLKRTKGLNN